In Coccidioides posadasii str. Silveira chromosome 4, complete sequence, one genomic interval encodes:
- a CDS encoding uncharacterized protein (CAZy:GH3~EggNog:ENOG410PG84~COG:G~TransMembrane:1 (i82-103o)~BUSCO:1748at33183) has product MTPDQQPSSSSSHPRQDAEADRPPPPIKFDPDTFKLPGPMDSTHEAMRLLRPTEVVERKGADSAPLPLPLMLLPRWLRKKRYFALLIATILVVGTLLAVLGGLGRLGDLGRGGEEEKDGSNAPQDGLSPPWYPTPKGGSVASWAKSYHKARRMVERMSLPEKVNVTTGVGWQMGLCVGNTGPATSVGFPSLCLQDGPLGLRFADNITAFPAGITIGATWDRSLMRKRGKLLGLEARLKGVNVLLGPSMGPLGTLPAGGRNWEGFGSDPVLQAVASAETIRGIQENGVIATAKHYVLNEQEHYRQPLEWGISNAVSSNIDDRTLREVYIWPFAESVRAGVGSVMCAYQMVNNSYSCGNSLLLNGILKDELGFQGFVQSDWWAQQAGVSTALAGLDMTMPGPGPRPSPGVSYWGSNLAIAALNTSVPMERLNDMATRIVAAWYQLGQDSWPKPPPDGDGGPNFSSWTREKIGRLHHGSNDDDATGVVNKFINAQSEGDDAHLHVARRIAAEGTILLKNEGGILPLSRNGRSRNAGLYRVGIYGEDAGPGKGPNFCRDRACNQGTLASGWGSGAVEFPYLIPPGEALDREFNNDTVELSLYYKNEVADRDLKDKDLCIVFANSNGGEGFAADGDIRGDRNDLFLQKDGDRLVEHVASKCGDGSGETIVVIHAVGPVIVESWVDYPGIKAIVLANLPGQESGNALADFLFGDVDACGRLPYTMGKSLDDYGPGARVLYESQRPVPQKDFSHGLYTDYRYFDKHNITPRYEFGYGLSYTTFRLSNLIVKPLQHRTPLPAPRPEPRVSPPSYNDEIPPPKDALFPKGFRRLSDYIYPYISSVKEVTQGPYEYPQGYNITQEPSQAGGGEGGNPSLFEPFVNVSVVLANTGPRTGKEVVQVYVSFPENVTDSQPLADGEKSNSTGNHTEPYNPLVTIEFPVRVLRNFEKVELASGEWTTVNMSLTRKDLSYWSTRQQNWVMPTAGAFKIWVGRSSRDLPLVGKF; this is encoded by the exons ATGACTCCCGACCAGCagccatcctcctcctcctcccacccCCGGCAGGATGCGGAGGCGGACCGTCCACCGCCACCTATCAAGTTCGACCCAGACACCTTCAAACTACCGGGACCCATGGACTCCACACACGAAGCCATGCGACTCCTGCGGCCCACAGAGGTCGTCGAGAGGAAAGGCGCTGACTCTGCGCCGCTCCCGCTGCCGCTGATGTTGCTTCCCCGGTGGCTACGGAAGAAGCGCTATTTCGCGCTGTTGATAGCGACGATTTTAGTGGTTGGTACGCTGCTCGCGGTTCTTGGGGGACTGGGGAGGTTGGGGGATTTAGGAAGAGGtggggaggaagagaaggatGGCTCGAATGCGCCGCAGGATGGG CTTTCTCCGCCTTGGTATCCGACCCCGAAAGGTGGATCGGTGGCTAGTTGGGCGAAGAGTTATCATAAAGCTCGGAGGATGGTGGAGCGCATGAGTTTACCTGAAAAGGTGAATGTTACTACGGGGGTTGGGTGGCAGATGGGCCTATGTGTTGGAAATACTG GTCCCGCTACATCTGTAGGTTTTCCATCTTTATGCCTACAAGATGGACCCTTAGGCTTGCGATTCGCGGACAATATTACTGCATTTCCTGCCGGCATAACAATCGGTGCTACCTGGGATCGGAGTCTGATGCGCAAGAGAGGAAAACTCCTTGGGCTCGAAGCACGGCTCAAGGGAGTTAATGTGCTTCTAGGTCCGTCAATGGGACCTTTGGGCACATTGCCGGCTGGAGGCCGAAATTGGGAAGGTTTTGGATCTGACCCGGTTCTTCAAGCCGTCGCTTCAGCAGAGACCATCCGAGGTATCCAGGAAAACGGTGTAATTGCAACTGCGAAACACTACGTTTTGAACGAACAGGAACACTACAGACAGCCTCTTGAATGGGGCATATCGAATGCCGTGTCCTCCAATATCGACGACCGAACCTTGCGCGAAGTATACATCTGGCCGTTTGCAGAAAGTGTGAGAGCCGGGGTTGGAAGCGTCATGTGCGCCTACCAGATGGTCAACAACTCGTATTCATGCGGGAATAGCTTGCTTTTGAACGGTATTCTCAAGGATGAGTTAGGATTTCAAGGCTTTGTGCAGTCGGATTGGTGGGCCCAACAGGCCGGCGTGTCGACCGCTCTCGCTGGACTAGACATGACGATGCCCGGCCCTGGTCCGCGGCCTAGCCCGGGGGTCTCTTACTGGGGAAGCAATCTTGCCATAGCTGCGCTGAACACGTCCGTGCCAATGGAGCGGCTGAACGACATGGCGACCAGGATAGTCGCGGCGTGGTATCAGCTAGGACAGGACTCCTGGCCGAAGCCTCCCCCAGACGGTGATGGCGGGCCAAACTTCTCGTCCTGGACAAGAGAAAAGATTGGTCGTCTTCATCACGGAAGTAATGACGACGATGCCACGGGTGTGGTGAACAAATTCATCAATGCTCAAAGCGAAGGAGACGACGCGCATTTGCATGTGGCGCGTCGAATCGCCGCTGAAGGCACTATATTATTGAAAAACGAAGGTGGAATATTACCTCTTTCAAGAAACGGAAGGAGCCGAAACGCCGGTCTATATCGAGTTGGGATATACGGAGAAGATGCCGGCCCGGGAAAAGGCCCCAATTTTTGTCGGGATCGCGCTTGTAACCAGGGGACTCTAGCGTCTGGATGGGGCAGCGGTGCCGTTGAATTTCCATACCTTATACCACCGGGAGAGGCCCTGGATAGAGAGTTCAACAATGACACGGTTGAGCTGTCACTCTATTATAAGAATGAGGTTGCCGACCGCGATCTAAAAGACAAGGATCTCTGTATCGTCTTTGCAAATTCAAATGGCGGAGAGGGTTTTGCGGCCGATGGTGATATACGCGGAGATCGAAATGACCTTTTCCTGCAAAAGGACGGCGATAGATTGGTCGAACATGTGGCAAGCAAATGTGGGGACGGATCTGGCGAAACGATCGTTGTTATTCACGCCGTTGGGCCCGTGATCGTTGAGTCTTGGGTTGATTATCCCGGTATTAAAGCCATTGTGCTTGCCAATCTCCCCGGGCAAGAGAGTGGGAACGCTCTCGCTGACTTTTTGTTCGGCGACGTGGACGCATGTGGTCGGCTTCCTTATACCATGGGTAAAAGTCTCGATGATTATGGACCAGGGGCCAGGGTGCTGTATGAAAGCCAGAGGCCCGTTCCACAGAAGGATTTTTCACACGGCCTTTACACCGATTATCGTTACTTTGACAAGCATAATATAACCCCTCGTTACGAGTTTGGCTATGGCCTTTCATATACAACATTTAGGTTGTCCAACCTCATCGTCAAGCCGTTGCAGCACAGAACTCCGTTACCGGCTCCGCGACCTGAGCCAAGGGTGTCACCACCGTCATACAATGATGAAATCCCGCCGCCCAAAGACGCGCTATTCCCTAAAGGGTTCAGGAGGCTGTCCGACTACATCTATCCTTATATATCCTCAGTGAAGGAGGTGACACAAGGGCCATATGAATACCCACAGGGATATAATATAACCCAGGAGCCATCGCAAGCGGGTGGAGGTGAGGGCGGTAACCCGTCTCTGTTCGAACCTTTTGTCAACGTATCCGTGGTGCTGGCCAACACCGGTCCGCGCACTGGGAAGGAAGTCGTCCAGGTATACGTCTCTTTTCCGGAGAACGTAACTGATAGCCAGCCACTAGCCGACGGTGAAAAAAGCAATTCCACAGGAAATCATACGGAACCGTATAATCCCTTGGTCACCATTGAATTTCCTGTTCGAGTGCTTCGAAATTTCGAGAAAGTTGAGTTGGCATCTGGGGAATGGACTACCGTAAACATGTCCCTCACGCGGAAGGATTTGAGTTACTGGAGCACAAGACAGCAAAATTGGGTGATGCCAACGGCGGGAGCTTTCAAGATATGGGTTGGTAGGAGTTCTAGGGATCTTCCGCTTGTTGGCAAGTTTTGA
- a CDS encoding uncharacterized protein (EggNog:ENOG410PUFG) — protein MARQWPPDYMDIFQGFELINGNTFDSPYGTLPPTEDPVILELFSKTQVAPSGPFHNHPAILMTVNYLQKQHDWSWRDKEAYKKIFPGLNRSLSPDSITIERSDNARLNTGAYGLLGKCFANYGGKYSDNVNTGKCDSEIRSLDQYIRQNGTFLFAEYLRHSRGMAPSASKVAQYKSLLLSHAYRYLKEAQYVSGSWSNAELEMYMHFVKLLACGASQAEVRDVYRELTTVEPILSPSAFRAITDTRWTSYGAWLGSGILDWGDMNAKNLADYVMIGGRSKLELAYKYLQRFDYYASSGSCFAAGTQVALGNGASKAIEDIQEGDQVASSLFGSFEENEAKATVAFVSKIRRKGRTLFAYRYAPSIKFSDTHPLVPEPKSNDIRGPHLLFVDPERATSVNPTWQSIPTIKISPDELTPHPPGTINGDEEFLYDLVLEPPAGSNAVARTYTVIDPNGQCLKALSEAPIFEWFPYATKFFERLFAVLRQDKQEMSSLFRLLCDEHIDFTGMLNNAIRETGIQMQSRQQLTNKESGFVVASRFLTADEGKGYAMNQSIADFAEKLISLLGRQINNMILTGWANTVASEENARGQPATTVLLLHSLHILDSPRPAQARVDNFKGLKVSVIQDGTEVASEAINATVRGWQTFEIGRGIGIGNPSFTKHDDRETISVNLEIHDVGAGIVYHGGGPVHEGVDTRIALAGESGDEYAVLEAKLQRMHQDTLESQFSWGDSERATVADVLGECFAEKMIDALRKSNESE, from the coding sequence ATGGCGCGACAATGGCCCCCAGATTACATGGACATCTTTCAAGGATTTGAATTGATCAACGGAAACACCTTCGATTCACCATATGGAACCCTTCCTCCGACGGAAGACCCCGTTATCCTCGAGTTGTTCAGTAAAACGCAGGTTGCGCCATCTGGGCCTTTCCACAACCATCCAGCCATCTTGATGACAGTCAACTACCTGCAGAAGCAGCATGACTGGAGCTGGAGAGACAAAGAAGCGTACAAGAAAATATTCCCAGGACTGAACCGAAGCCTTTCGCCGGATAGCATTACCATCGAAAGGTCTGACAATGCCAGGTTGAATACAGGCGCGTATGGCCTGCTGGGGAAGTGCTTTGCCAATTATGGCGGTAAATACTCCGATAACGTCAATACTGGTAAATGCGATTCCGAGATCCGGAGCCTGGATCAATACATACGGCAAAATGGCACGTTTTTATTTGCTGAATACCTGCGCCATTCCCGCGGGATGGCACCGAGCGCGTCGAAAGTCGCGCAATATAAATCTTTACTCCTATCCCATGCATATCGTTATTTGAAAGAGGCACAGTATGTTTCGGGAAGTTGGTCCAACGCGGAACTTGAGATGTACATGCATTTTGTTAAGCTTCTAGCCTGTGGTGCTTCGCAGGCTGAGGTGCGGGATGTTTACCGCGAATTGACAACGGTGGAACCGATACTGAGTCCATCTGCATTTCGCGCAATAACAGACACAAGGTGGACGTCGTACGGGGCGTGGTTGGGCTCCGGTATTCTGGACTGGGGAGATATGAACGCAAAGAACCTTGCGGATTATGTTATGATAGGAGGACGATCGAAACTCGAGCTGGCGTATAAATATCTCCAGAGATTCGACTACTACGCAAGCTCCGGTTCATGTTTTGCCGCAGGAACCCAAGTCGCTTTAGGGAATGGAGCTTCGAAGGCTATCGAGGATATCCAAGAAGGAGACCAAGTCGCTTCAAGCTTGTTCGGAAGTTTCGAAGAAAACGAAGCCAAAGCAACAGTTGCCTTCGTATCTAAGATAAGAAGAAAAGGGAGAACCCTATTTGCTTACCGGTATGCTCCCAGCATCAAATTTAGCGACACACATCCTCTTGTCCCTGAACCCAAGAGCAACGATATTAGGGGGCCGCATCTCCTGTTCGTAGACCCAGAGCGTGCAACAAGTGTCAATCCAACCTGGCAATCCATCCCGACAATCAAGATATCGCCTGACGAGTTGACACCTCATCCGCCTGGTACCATAAACGGGGATGAAGAGTTCCTGTACGATCTTGTGCTGGAGCCTCCAGCGGGGTCAAATGCGGTAGCAAGGACATACACGGTCATCGACCCCAACGGCCAATGTCTCAAAGCCCTGAGTGAGGCTCCGATATTTGAATGGTTCCCGTACGCGACGAAGTTTTTCGAAAGGCTCTTCGCAGTACTTCGACAAGATAAACAAGAGATGTCCTCATTGTTCAGGCTGCTTTGTGATGAGCACATCGATTTTACCGGCATGCTGAACAACGCCATTCGAGAAACTGGCATCCAGATGCAGTCTCGACAGCAATTGACAAACAAGGAATCAGGCTTTGTTGTCGCCTCGAGGTTCTTGACCGCGGATGAAGGCAAAGGATACGCTATGAATCAGAGCATAGCGGATTTTGCTGAAAAACTGATATCATTGTTGGGCCGACAAATAAATAATATGATCTTGACCGGGTGGGCGAACACAGTCGCATCGGAGGAGAACGCAAGGGGGCAACCGGCGACCAccgttcttcttctccactcACTTCATATTCTCGACTCCCCTCGCCCAGCTCAGGCAAGAGTTGATAATTTCAAGGGCCTTAAAGTATCTGTCATCCAAGATGGGACGGAGGTAGCATCCGAGGCGATCAATGCAACAGTTCGAGGCTGGCAGACCTTTGAGATCGGCAGGGGGATTGGGATTGGCAATCCTTCCTTTACAAAACACGATGACAGGGAAACCATCAGCGTGAATCTTGAGATCCATGACGTCGGGGCCGGGATCGTATACCATGGCGGCGGACCCGTACACGAGGGTGTAGACACTCGGATAGCCCTTGCGGGTGAATCCGGCGATGAATATGCCGTTTTAGAGGCAAAATTGCAGCGAATGCATCAAGATACACTGGAAAGCCAGTTCTCGTGGGGCGATTCGGAGAGAGCAACCGTTGCAGACGTGCTGGGAGAGTGCTTTGCAGAGAAAATGATTGATGCGCTTAGAAAGTCAAATGAATCGGAGTAA
- a CDS encoding uncharacterized protein (EggNog:ENOG410PG14~COG:E~TransMembrane:10 (i42-61o81-102i123-154o166-186i193-214o272-297i380-398o404-428i440-465o477-496i)~BUSCO:5929at33183): MDALDSEKHIAGDHTQDGSSSLDEDAQKLAAMGYSQDMKRKFSVLSLLAVGFSLTNSWFGISASLITGINSGGPVLTVYGIPWIAFISACVGITLSELASALPNAGGQYFWANELAPRNYANFASYLTGWFAWTGSIFTSASVALSLGLVGVGMYQMAHPEFVPEAWHAVVAYQVINTFAFLFNCVGKLLPKVATVTLYTSLISFITILITVPARAETHQSAKFVFATFINSTGWKSNGIAYLVGLINCNWVFACLDSATHLAEEVSRPEKAIPIAIMGTVAIGFTTAWCFVISMFFSLSDFEKVVASPTGVPILELFHQALKSRAGAVALQSLILATGMGCQIASHTWQSRLCWSFARDRGLPFHSWLSKIDPRLDVPFIAHSFSCFIVGALGLLYLGSTAAFNSMVTACIVLLYVSYAVPIICLLIRGRNNIKHGPFWLGKIGLAANIIVLSWTLFTIVIFSFPSVYPVEIGNMNYVSVVYAVVIILIVIDWFLRGKREFRGQSMRHNEAELNAYRRESVKIEN; encoded by the exons ATGGATGCACTGGATAGCGAAAAGCACATCGCGGGCGATCACACCCAAGATGGCTCAAGTTCCCTCGACGAGGACGCCCAGAAGCTTGCGGCCATGGGCTACAGCCAGGACATGAAACGAAAGTTTTCTGTTCTGTCCCTCCTCGCCGTCGGCTTCTCCCTCACCAACTCGTGGTTCGGTATCTCCGCCTCCCTGATCACCGGTATCAACTCCGGTGGCCCCGTCTTGACGGTCTACGGTATTCCTTGGATCGCTTTTATTTCCGCGTGCGTCGGAATCACTCTTTCTGAGCTGGCGAGCGCGCTTCCGAACGCCGGAGGCCAGTACTTCTGGGCAAACGAATTGGCTCCTCGAAACTATGCCAACTTTGCTTCGTACCTGACCGGCTGGTTCGCGTGGACCGGCAGCATCTTCACGTCGGCTAGTGTCGCATTGAGTCTGGGATTGGTTGGTGTAGGCATGTATCAGATGGCCCACCCCGAATT CGTTCCTGAGGCCTGGCACGCTGTCGTTGCATATCAAGTGATTAACACCTTTGcattcttgttcaactgcgTCGGCAAGCTGCTCCCCAAGGTCGCAACCGTGACCCTGTACACCTCGCTCATCTCCTTCATCACTATTTTGATCACCGTGCCCGCCAGAGCTGAGACGCATCAGAGCGCCAAATTCGTCTTTGCCACTTTCATCAATTCCACTGGGTGGAAATCGAATGGCATCGCCTATCTGGTCGGCTTGATCAACTGCAACTGGGTCTTCGCCTGTCTCGACTCCGCAACCCACTTAGCCGAGGAAGTCTCTAGGCCTGAGAAGGCCATTCCGATCGCCATCATGGGAACCGTCGCGATCGGTTTTACCACCGCCTGGTGCTTCGTCATCTCTATGTTCTTCAGCCTCAGCGACTTCGAAAAGGTAGTTGCCAGCCCAACCGGTGTCCCGATCTTGGAGCTCTTCCACCAGGCTCTGAAGAGCAGAGCGGGCGCCGTCGCCCTGCAGTCCCTCATCCTGGCCACCGGCATGGGATGCCAGATTGCATCGCACACCTGGCAATCTCGACTGTGCTGGTCGTTCGCTCGGGACCGAGGATTGCCATTCCACTCCTGGCTTTCCAAGATTGACCCCAGACTCGACGTCCCCTTCATTGCTCATTCGTTCAGCTGCTTCATCGTCGGTGCGCTCGGGCTTCTCTATCTAGGATCCACGGCCGCGTTCAACAGCATGGTCACCGCCTGCATTGTCCTGCTGTACGTTTCCTACGCTGTGCCCATCATCTGCTTGCTCATCCGCGGCCGCAACAACATCAAGCACGGCCCGTTCTGGCTTGGGAAAATCGGATTGGCCGCAAATATCATCGTCCTCTCCTGGACGCTGTTCACCATCGTTATCTTCTCGTTCCCCTCTGTTTATCCCGTTGAGATTGGCA ACATGAACTACGTTTCCGTTGTGTATGCTGTGGTGATCATCCTCATTGTCATTGACTGGTTCCTCCGGGGAAAGCGAGAGTTCAGAGGTCAATCCATGCGTCATAATGAGGCTGAGCTGAATGCTTATCGGAGAGAAAGCGTAaaaatagagaattaa
- a CDS encoding uncharacterized protein (EggNog:ENOG410PUFZ~TransMembrane:6 (o695-715i736-756o768-786i870-889o901-923i935-963o)), translating into MDNLLLHSTSWNNVFLGSGASQVSSLSKVRLHRRQRNRRYRSALLGEGTVDDAFDPRTRAHGVPRAYKVKFTDATASHDRSLDDLTIVFGRLGDAAGGILLGNHHIGPQDVTLSTSTKTYTFSTTLDLDVDGERQKVPVAGYVNFESRVPAGHLEINCRLFKATFIPSPLYFQVKISHNAGAYRSSADNSLKWDTGSGEWANATWESSLVFGYRVVIQDDPIMPRKFIENFFHDKASDPETLLELKNGIGYSCIMQGDIMQTTTSSVPPPPGERANQPVRSAFPDLFVVKFEDFGGTFNGAYEWKDQGNDTSHVYAVSGKVDLPVSSALPLLASGKNKKQASSLFDFLENREKSINTADPPLEVTTLLNNDPMKWVPEIGEYRDEAASRAMEDFYEIIKYYLDEDLRKTFISATPIILPDKVKAIADDHPDNYIFYKKLQVPYLTTVLGTSTLDEGAVCNAKRAEKLLGSLPTDDEVYKRHSSALYRMHYLEMFPSTRDFLDDQQNKNYSSDIDNIANVLKNRLAETSEDLKPTNPDYEADLAKAQADIENLAAWAKRKKLYWAYMVLYWVEFSAIPQWYSQYINGTLSESVGRQIKKLNSIFGTVENDQVNTAEGGRSFMEAFNDAVRLFQMSSIIPQLVDLDRNSSDYDSLVKAALYEFWEKNKNSSTPEIAQQAELAKQLFENDQLRRNFQLSLRSAQALAGGFASWSVLMGKWENIVTETGWYKALGSRARGLFTTIQTLSAAAMIAMPFFTGGWSEMSDAQRASWVMSIVGLVGGLGFRIARGIVTIAGLFEHISTLKDVMKVFFKFDKFMSEIPDAANKISASFAKYFTRTAKQVLGIEMLEEIIPVKQFSQIAKIFGRNISEILASVAGIVLAVTGLVFASMDLAKAQEPLETAYHLMLILSSAIQLLGIVAGWIAGASWLPSMVTPILSYVGTLAGPLSVVLAVVGVIIYVIYLFKKKPPNPVEQFINNHVKPAKLYMEHTAIDYFDVITSDKGELSRVGLSIQGAGPDASPSEQVYLQLTGTEPPATLAYGQTLGFTTDDVWSLQTNGNGESQISTQKYFTDDEGNKYRTVWFIGRAENDQTKLTLIQLPSRKDEPDKYAKLVKQTYWNIEVAAAPEKDPESQQLSTALCRIKHESNLLALESDPNSKDPRGLKVVKESDISKGRYIYLWMFNMEPLGPVDFSYMHNPWTLIEGNADEVNGVMWDETQSTSAGLQWSISPALNANVFELIKTSGSDEGSISMKSGVRAPVMPKTTYTVTCTASLPGNKTAQKKATVDISVEAE; encoded by the exons ATGGACAATCTTCTATTGCACTCTACTAGCTGGAACAATGTCTTTTTGGGAAGCGGCGCATCGCAAGTTTCGAGTTTGAGCAAAGTTCGTTTGCATCGGCGGCAAAGGAACAGGCGCTATAGGTCAGCGCTTCTCGGAGAGGGTACAGTCGATG ATGCATTTGATCCTCGGACCAGGGCACATGGGGTCCCACGAGCATACAAAGTCAAATTCACCGATGCGACTGCCTCCCACGATCGCTCTCTGGACGATTTGACTATTGTGTTTGGCCGTCTGGGTGATGCGGCGGGTGGCATACTGCTAGGGAACCACCACATTGGTCCTCAAGATGTCACCCTGTCCACAAGCACCAAAACGTATACCTTCTCTACTACTTTGGACCTTGACGTCGACGGCGAGAGGCAGAAGGTGCCGGTGGCCGGTTATGTTAATTTTGAATCCAGAGTGCCCGCGGGCCATTTGGAAATCAACTGTCGCCTTTTCAAAGCAACGTTTATTCCATCACCGCTTTACTTTCAAGTAAAGATTTCACACAACGCTGGGGCATATAGAAGCTCTGCCGACAATTCATTAAAGTGGGATACTGGTAGCGGGGAATGGGCCAATGCCACCTGGGAATCATCATTGGTATTTGGATATCGGGTGGTAATTCAGGATGACCCTATCATGCCACGGAAATTTATCGAGAATTTCTTTCATGACAAAG CTTCGGATCCTGAAACTTTGCTCGAACTCAAAAATGGCATTGGATACTCGTGCATCATGCAAGGGGACATTATGCAAACTACTACTTCAAGTGTTCCGCCGCCACCTGGTGAACGTGCTAACCAGCCCGTTCGTTCGGCTTTTCCAGATTTATTCGTCGTGAAATTTGAAGATTTCGGGGGCACTTTTAACGGAGCCTACGAGTGGAAGGACCAAGGCAACGACACCAGTCATGTTTATGCTGTTAGTGGGAAAGTGGACTTGCCCGTCTCTTCAGCCTTGCCGTTGCTGGCTTCAGGGAAGAATAAAAAGCAAGCTTCTAGTCTGTTTGACTTTTTGGAGAATAGGGAAAAAAGTATCAACACTGCCGATCCACCCCTCGAGGTTACGACTCTCCTCAACAACGATCCGATGAAATGGGTGCCGGAAATTGGCGAGTACCGCGATGAGGCTGCGTCTCGAGCTATGGAGGATTTCTACGAAATTATCAAGTACTACCTGGATGAGGATCTTCGGAAAACGTTCATCAGTGCCACACCCATTATTTTGCCAGACAAGGTAAAAGCAATCGCAGATGATCATCCAGACAACTATATATTTTATAAAAAGCTGCAAGTACCTTACCTGACCACAGTGCTTGGGACGA GTACACTGGATGAAGGCGCCGTCTGCAATGCAAAGAGAGCGGAAAAATTGCTGGGCTCACTACCCACGGATGATGAAGTGTACAAAAGACATTCCAGTGCGCTATATCGAATGCATTATCTGGAAATGTTTCCATCCACTCGCGATTTCCTAGACGACCAGCAGAACAAAAATTACTCAAGTGATATCGATAACATAGCGAACGTTCTGAAAAATCGGCTGGCTGAAACAAGTGAAGATCTGAAACCTACTAATCCTGACTATGAGGCGGATCTAGCCAAAGCGCAAGCAGATATTGAGAATCTTGCGGCATGGGCAAAGCGGAAGAAGTTATACTGGGCTTATATGGTTCTATATTGGGTTGAGTTTTCAGCTATTCCTCAGTGGTATTCACAATATATCAACGGCACACTGTCCGAAAGCGTCGGGAGACAAATCAAAAAGCTTAATTCAATATTCGGCACCGTTGAAAATGACCAGGTCAACACAGCGGAGGGCGGCCGCTCGTTTATGGAGGCTTTTAATGATGCAGTTCGACTGTTCCAAATGTCCAGTATTATTCCCCAGTTGGTGGATCTCGACAGAAACAGCAGTGACTACGACTCCCTCGTCAAGGCTGCCCTGTACGAATTCTGGgagaagaataagaatagCAGCACTCCAGAAATAGCCCAGCAGGCTGAGCTAGCCAAGCAGCTTTTCGAGAACGACCAGCTGCGGAGAAACTTCCAGTTGAGTTTGAGGTCTGCCCAGGCTCTCGCAGGAGGGTTTGCAAGTTGGAGCGTTCTTATGGGCAAATGGGAAAATATAGTCACCGAAACGGGCTGGTACAAAGCATTGGGGAGTCGTGCACGAGGACTCTTTACGACTATACAAACCTTGTCCGCAGCGGCAATGATCGCCATGCCATTCTTCACCGGAGGGTGGAGTGAAATGTCTGATGCTCAGAGAGCCTCGTGGGTAAT GTCTATTGTGGGTCTTGTTGGTGGATTGGGCTTCAGAATCGCACGGGGTATTGTTACAATAGCGGGCCTTTTCGAGCATATATCTACTCTGAAAGACGTCATGAAAGTTTTCTTTAAATTTGATAAGTTCATGAGTGAAATCCCGGATGCTGCGAATAAG ATATCGGCTTCCTTCGCGAAATATTTCACCCGAACAGCGAAACAGGTCTTAGGGATAGAAATGCTAGAAGAGATTATTCCGGTGAAGCAATTTTCTCAGATCGCAAAGATATTTGGTCGGAATATATCGGAGATTCTTGCATCAGTAGCAGG CATCGTGCTGGCGGTAACTGGGCTTGTTTTCGCCTCTATGGATTTGGCTAAAGCACAAGAGCCGCTTGAAACTGCATATCATCTGATGCTCATTCTATCTTCAGCAATTCAACTCCTCGGCATTGTTGCTGGCTGGATTGCCGGGGCTAGCTGGC TTCCGTCTATGGTTACCCCGATATTGTCATATGTTGGCACATTGGCAGGACCGCTGTCAGTTGTTCTCGCTGTCGTGGGCGTGATTATTTACGTGATATATTTGTTCAAGAAAA AGCCTCCGAATCCGGTAGAACAATTCATAAACAACCACGTTAAACCAGCTAAGCTGTACATGGAGCACACCGCTATCGATTATTTCGATGTCATCACCTCAGATAAAGGAGAGCTATCGCGGGTTGGGCTGAGTATACAAGGAGCTGGTCCGGATGCAAGCCCCAGCGAACAGGTTTATCTCCAACTCACTGGAACAGAGCCGCCAGCGACGTTGGCCTACGGCCAGACACTTGGTTTTACCACTGACGACGTTTGGAGTTTGCAGACCAACGGGAACGGCGAAAGCCAAATATCGACACAGAAATATTTCACCGACGATGAAGGTAACAAGTACCGCACTGTCTGGTTCATTGGTCGCGCAGAAAACGACCAGACCAAGTTGACCCTTATCCAGCTGCCTAGTCGCAAAGATGAACCAGACAAGTATGCGAAGTTGGTCAAACAGACCTATTGGAATATCGAAGTGGCTGCAGCGCCAGAGAAAGACCCTGAATCTCAACAGCTCTCTACTGCTCTTTGCAGGATCAAACATGAATCCAATCTCCTGGCACTAGAGTCCGATCCAAACTCCAAGGATCCAAGAGGCCTCAAAGTTGTTAAGGAGTCTGACATTAGCAAAGGCCGTTATATTTACCTTTGGATGTTCAATATGGAGCCTCTTGGCCCTGTTGACTTTTCCTATATGCATAACCCATGGACACTCATAGAAGGAAATGCA GATGAAGTGAATGGCGTTATGTGGGATGAAACCCAGTCTACCAGCGCAGGGCTGCAGTGGAGTATTTCGCCAGCTTTGAACGCAAATGTCTTTGAGTTGATCAAGACAAGCGGCTCAGATGAAGGTAGCATTAGCATGAAATCAGGGGTTAGAGCACCGGTGATGCCCAAAACGACGTACACAGTCACCTGTACGGCTTCGCTACCGGGAAACAAGACCGCACAGAAGAAGGCCACAGTCGATATTAGTGTTGAAGCGGAATGA